The nucleotide sequence ACCAAGGGTAAGCAACAATTTATCGTCAAACTTAACAGGAGCCCAGCTTCATGATGACATCCCTGGAAGCACGACTGTTTGGTGCTGATCCCTCTTATGTCAACGAAATACAACATCGCCTTTCTCAGGCGCTGAACGATATCAAACAACGCCTGAGATGTGGCGGTTCGGTACAAGAATACCAACAATGGCAACTGGAGGCTGATGCTATCCAAGCTGCAATCACAATACTTAACACAACAGAAGGAGACCATCATGGCCCAAATTTTTAGTTCCGCAACAACAGTGAATACATTCGATAAGGTTGCTGACCAGTTGAAAGAGCCAGCTAACGCAGCCAACAAAGATGTTGATGAGGCAATCACGGCCCTCAAAGGCGGGCCTGATAACCCAGCTTTGCTAGCTGATTTACAACACAAGAT is from Photorhabdus laumondii subsp. laumondii and encodes:
- a CDS encoding EscE/YscE/SsaE family type III secretion system needle protein co-chaperone; translated protein: MMTSLEARLFGADPSYVNEIQHRLSQALNDIKQRLRCGGSVQEYQQWQLEADAIQAAITILNTTEGDHHGPNF
- the sctF gene encoding type III secretion system needle filament subunit SctF, which translates into the protein MAQIFSSATTVNTFDKVADQLKEPANAANKDVDEAITALKGGPDNPALLADLQHKINKWSVIYNINSTIIRAMKDLMQGILQKI